In Microbacterium galbinum, a single window of DNA contains:
- the trpB gene encoding tryptophan synthase subunit beta: MSLREQHGPYFGSFGGRYMPESLIAAIDELTAAYEAAVADPEFRAELAGLLTSYAGRPSILTEVPRFAEHAGGARVFLKREDLNHTGSHKINNVLGQALLTKRLGKTRVIAETGAGQHGVATATAAALFGLECTIYMGEVDTERQALNVARMRLLGAEVVAVTSGSRTLKDAINDAYRDWVASVETTNYIFGTAAGPHPFPAMVRDFQKIIGEEAREQLLSEVGRLPDAVVACVGGGSNAIGMFDAFLDDEGVRLYGVEAAGDGVDTPRHAASIERGRPGVLHGSRTYVLQDGDGQTVESHSISAGLDYPGVGPEHSWLADIGRAAYIPATDDEAMQALRLLSRTEGIIPAIESAHALAGALRIGRELGPDAVIAVCLSGRGDKDMATAATYFDLYDASTTDGGDQ, encoded by the coding sequence ATGAGCCTGCGTGAACAGCATGGTCCGTACTTCGGAAGCTTCGGTGGCCGGTACATGCCGGAATCGCTCATCGCGGCGATCGACGAACTGACGGCGGCCTACGAGGCCGCGGTCGCCGATCCGGAGTTCCGTGCGGAACTCGCCGGGCTCCTGACCTCCTACGCCGGACGCCCGTCGATCCTCACCGAGGTGCCGCGCTTCGCCGAGCACGCCGGGGGAGCGCGCGTCTTCCTCAAGCGCGAGGACCTCAACCACACGGGTTCCCACAAGATCAACAACGTTCTGGGGCAGGCGCTGCTGACGAAGCGCCTGGGCAAGACCCGCGTCATCGCCGAGACCGGTGCCGGACAGCACGGAGTCGCCACCGCCACCGCCGCGGCGCTCTTCGGACTCGAGTGCACGATCTACATGGGCGAGGTCGACACCGAGCGCCAGGCGCTCAACGTCGCGCGCATGCGGCTGCTCGGTGCAGAGGTCGTCGCGGTGACCTCGGGCTCGCGCACCCTGAAGGACGCGATCAACGACGCCTACCGCGACTGGGTCGCCTCGGTCGAGACCACCAACTACATCTTCGGCACCGCCGCGGGTCCGCACCCGTTCCCGGCGATGGTCCGAGACTTCCAGAAGATCATCGGCGAAGAGGCGCGCGAGCAGCTCCTCTCCGAGGTCGGACGCCTTCCGGACGCCGTCGTGGCGTGCGTCGGCGGGGGCTCCAACGCGATCGGCATGTTCGACGCGTTCCTCGACGACGAGGGCGTGCGACTGTACGGCGTCGAGGCCGCGGGCGACGGCGTCGACACCCCGCGGCACGCGGCGTCGATCGAGCGCGGCCGTCCGGGTGTGCTCCACGGTTCGCGCACCTACGTTCTGCAGGACGGCGACGGCCAGACTGTCGAGTCCCACTCGATCTCGGCCGGCCTCGACTACCCGGGGGTCGGGCCGGAGCACTCGTGGCTCGCCGACATCGGGCGAGCCGCATACATCCCCGCCACGGATGACGAGGCGATGCAGGCGCTGCGCCTCCTCAGCCGCACCGAGGGCATCATCCCGGCCATCGAGTCGGCCCACGCTCTCGCCGGTGCGCTGCGCATCGGACGCGAACTCGGACCGGATGCCGTCATCGCGGTGTGCCTGTCGGGACGCGGGGACAAGGACATGGCGACGGCCGCGACCTACTTCGACCTCTACGACGCCTCGACGACCGATGGAGGAGACCAGTGA
- the trpA gene encoding tryptophan synthase subunit alpha: MSRIERAFEKAESEGRKVFVGYLPVGYPDLETSIQAAITLARNGVDIIELGPPYSDPVMDGAVIQEATTAALAAGFRTADLFTALRAITAATDVPVLVMTYWNPVVQYGVDRYADDLLAAGGAGLITPDITPEVADEWIAASERTGLDRVFLAAPTSSDERLALVVRSSTGFVYTVSTMGITGERAELDRAARTLVGRLRAQGATRACVGIGISTPEQIAAVSEYADGAIVGTALVRALRDGGLDALAEVTRTLADGTSSSRPVTEK, translated from the coding sequence GTGAGTCGCATCGAGCGCGCCTTCGAGAAAGCGGAGTCCGAGGGGCGCAAGGTCTTCGTCGGCTACCTCCCGGTCGGTTACCCCGATCTCGAGACGAGCATCCAGGCGGCGATCACCCTCGCCCGCAACGGGGTCGACATCATCGAGCTCGGACCGCCCTACAGTGATCCGGTCATGGACGGCGCCGTCATCCAGGAGGCGACGACCGCCGCGCTGGCCGCCGGCTTCCGAACGGCCGATCTCTTCACCGCGCTGCGCGCCATCACCGCGGCCACCGATGTTCCGGTTCTCGTCATGACCTACTGGAACCCGGTCGTGCAGTACGGCGTCGACCGGTACGCCGACGACCTGCTCGCCGCCGGTGGGGCGGGGCTCATCACCCCCGACATCACGCCCGAGGTCGCCGACGAGTGGATCGCCGCGAGCGAGCGCACCGGCCTCGACCGGGTCTTCCTCGCCGCGCCGACCTCGTCCGATGAACGACTCGCCCTGGTCGTGCGTTCGTCCACCGGTTTCGTCTACACCGTCTCGACCATGGGAATCACGGGGGAGCGGGCCGAACTGGACCGCGCCGCCCGTACCCTCGTCGGACGCCTGCGCGCACAGGGCGCCACACGGGCCTGCGTCGGGATCGGCATCTCCACGCCCGAGCAGATCGCCGCGGTGTCCGAGTACGCCGACGGTGCGATCGTCGGTACGGCGCTCGTCCGCGCGCTCCGCGACGGGGGCCTCGACGCTCTCGCCGAGGTCACCCGAACCCTGGCCGACGGCACGTCGTCGTCGCGCCCCGTCACCGAGAAGTAG
- the lgt gene encoding prolipoprotein diacylglyceryl transferase — protein MSLALHSTLTGVLTSIPSPPERNFVFLGLSIHYYALCIIAGIIVATLLTNHRLTKRGAEPWVVIDISILAVPLAIIGARIFHVATHPNDYFGEGINTWNPFQPGSVWAIWEGGIAIFGALIGGAVGAYLGCKWTGIRFWTFADALAPGLLLAQAMGRFGNWFNHELFGLPTDLPWGLEIESTNSAFPPGLPEGTLFHPTFLYEVIWNGLGVIVLLWLGRKLFFQWGRLFAIYLIWYSAGRVVWESIRIDPSEIILGLRSNVAAAILGIIVGLVILVVQTRRHPGLEPSPYVPGRSRKDQDDADVQSQDNPSDFVDVSEPPADDVTAGATATSTAPTSENGSR, from the coding sequence ATGTCCCTCGCGCTCCACAGCACCCTCACCGGCGTGCTCACCAGCATCCCGAGCCCGCCCGAGCGAAACTTCGTGTTCCTCGGTCTCTCGATTCACTACTACGCGCTGTGCATCATCGCGGGGATCATCGTCGCCACGCTGCTGACCAACCACCGCCTCACCAAGCGCGGAGCGGAGCCGTGGGTCGTCATCGACATCTCGATCCTCGCGGTCCCGCTCGCCATCATCGGTGCGCGGATCTTCCACGTCGCCACCCACCCGAACGACTACTTCGGCGAGGGCATCAACACGTGGAACCCGTTCCAGCCCGGATCCGTCTGGGCGATCTGGGAGGGTGGCATCGCCATCTTCGGCGCCCTCATCGGCGGTGCAGTCGGTGCGTACCTCGGCTGCAAGTGGACCGGCATCCGGTTCTGGACCTTCGCCGACGCTCTCGCACCGGGACTGCTCCTCGCGCAGGCGATGGGCCGCTTCGGCAATTGGTTCAACCACGAGCTCTTCGGCCTCCCGACCGATCTGCCCTGGGGACTCGAGATCGAGTCGACGAACAGCGCCTTCCCGCCCGGACTCCCGGAGGGCACGCTCTTCCACCCGACCTTCCTCTACGAGGTCATCTGGAACGGCCTGGGCGTCATCGTGCTGCTGTGGCTCGGTCGCAAGCTGTTCTTCCAGTGGGGCCGCCTCTTCGCGATCTACCTCATCTGGTACAGCGCAGGACGCGTCGTCTGGGAGTCGATCCGCATCGACCCGAGCGAGATCATCCTCGGCCTGCGAAGCAACGTCGCAGCCGCGATCCTCGGCATCATCGTGGGTCTCGTGATCCTCGTCGTGCAGACGCGTCGCCACCCCGGACTCGAGCCGTCGCCGTACGTACCCGGCCGGTCGCGGAAGGACCAGGACGACGCTGATGTACAATCGCAGGACAATCCCTCTGACTTCGTCGACGTGAGCGAGCCTCCGGCAGACGACGTCACCGCAGGAGCTACCGCCACAAGCACCGCTCCCACGAGCGAGAACGGCTCCCGATAG
- the gltB gene encoding glutamate synthase large subunit produces the protein MYNPAFEKDACGLAMVATLRGYAGHDIIALALEALRNLEHRGAIGSDAGTGDGAGILTQMPDAFLRAVTDFDLPPVGEYAAGLAFLPRDSSDRRQQKAGIEKIARAEGLRVLGWREVPTVNEHLGKLADEARPAFEQLFVSAGGTTHAHAPLTDIALDRVAYRLRKRAGHELGAYFVSLSSRTLGYKGMVTTLQLEPFYPDLQDERFASELAVVHSRYSTNTFPSWPLAQPLRMLAHNGEINTVGGNRNWMRARQSQLESELLGDVRPLLPICTDGASDSASFDEVLELLTLTGRSLPHAIMMMVPEAYEKQTDITPELRAFYEYHSNQMEPWDGPAALIFTDGTLVGATLDRNGLRPGRWTETTDGLIVIGSETGVLTFEPERIKRRGRLRPGKMFLVDTAQRRIVEDEEIKRDLSTQQPWQEWLDAGSVRLAELPEREHIVHPPASITRRQRTFGYTEEEVRILLTPMGQNGAEPLGAMGSDTPIAVLSKRPRLLFDYFTQQFAQVTNPPLDSIREEVVTSLKLGLGPESNLLSWGPEHTRTVSLDFPVIDNDELAKIRHIDKALPDRSSVTIRGLYHFDAGPQTLTDRLDEMCAEVDAAIEAGAEFIILSDRDSNKDLVPIPSLLMVAAVHHHLIRRENRMKVGLIVEAGDVREVHHVATLIGYGASAVNPYLAMETVEHLVRTGYITGISPEKAVRNLIYALGKGVLKIMSKMGISTVSSYAGAQVFEAVGLSQEFIDAYFTRTESKLGGIGIDEVFAENQARHDYAYPEDAAARAHERLWTGGEYQWRRDGSPHLFSPETVFKLQHSTRTRRYDIFREYTKLVDDQAAELKTLRGLFTLRAGTRKPVPLDEVEPVSAIVKRFSTGAMSYGSISQEAHETLAIAMNRIGGKSNTGEGGEDSERLLDPERRSAIKQVASGRFGVTSQYLTESDDIQIKLAQGAKPGEGGQLPPQKVYPWVARTRGGTPGVGLISPPPHHDIYSIEDLKQLIFDLKRANPEARIHTKLVSQSGIGAVSAGVAKALSDVILVSGHDGGTGASPLNSLKHAGTPWELGLAETQQTLMLNGMRDRVVVQVDGQLKTGRDVIIGALLGAEEFGFATAPLVVSGCIMMRVCHLDTCPVGVATQNPALRERFTGKPEFVVNFMEFIAEEVRELLAELGFRSIDEIVGRAELLETNAAIEHWKTDGLDLTPVLEGPVFPAGEPRRSGRTQDHELEKHFDVQLIDIAKNALLNGEPVVVELPIANTERAVGTMLGHQVTARHGAAGLPRGTIDVTLHGTAGQSLGAFMPQGIVLRLEGDANDYVGKGLSGGDITIRPPRGSQIAPQENVIAGNVIGYGATAGTMFISGVVGERFLVRNSGATAVVEGVGDHALEYMTGGLAVILGSTGRNFGAGMSGGVAYVHALDTAKINAQSLGSGELLLEPLDRADLEVLRSLLVEHVERTASPLGTELLDRFAEVSAEFVKVLPRDFAAVRSMREEAVAEGIDPDGDIVWNRILEVTGG, from the coding sequence ATGTACAACCCGGCGTTCGAGAAGGATGCCTGCGGCCTGGCCATGGTCGCGACGCTGCGCGGCTACGCCGGGCACGACATCATCGCGCTCGCGCTCGAGGCGCTGCGCAACCTCGAGCACCGCGGTGCGATCGGCTCGGATGCCGGCACCGGTGACGGAGCGGGCATCCTGACCCAGATGCCGGATGCGTTCCTCCGCGCGGTCACCGACTTCGACCTACCGCCGGTGGGGGAGTACGCCGCGGGGCTCGCGTTCCTGCCCCGCGATTCCAGCGATCGCCGCCAGCAGAAGGCCGGCATCGAGAAGATCGCCCGCGCCGAGGGACTGCGCGTCCTCGGCTGGCGCGAGGTCCCCACGGTCAACGAGCACCTCGGCAAGCTGGCCGACGAGGCCCGTCCCGCCTTCGAGCAGCTCTTCGTGAGCGCCGGGGGAACGACCCACGCGCATGCGCCCCTCACGGACATCGCGCTCGACCGAGTCGCCTACCGGCTCCGCAAGCGGGCAGGCCATGAGCTCGGCGCCTACTTCGTGTCGCTGTCGAGCCGCACGCTCGGCTACAAGGGCATGGTCACGACACTCCAGCTCGAGCCGTTCTACCCGGATCTCCAGGACGAGCGCTTCGCCTCCGAGCTCGCGGTCGTGCACTCCCGCTACTCGACCAACACCTTCCCGTCGTGGCCGCTCGCGCAGCCGCTGCGCATGCTCGCCCACAACGGCGAGATCAACACCGTCGGCGGCAACCGCAACTGGATGCGCGCCCGTCAGTCGCAGCTCGAGTCCGAACTGCTCGGCGACGTGCGCCCCCTGCTGCCGATCTGCACCGACGGCGCCAGCGACTCCGCCTCCTTCGACGAGGTACTGGAGCTGCTCACGCTGACCGGCCGCAGCCTGCCGCACGCCATCATGATGATGGTTCCCGAGGCGTACGAGAAGCAGACCGACATCACGCCGGAGCTGCGCGCCTTCTACGAGTACCACTCGAACCAGATGGAGCCGTGGGACGGCCCTGCCGCACTCATCTTCACGGACGGCACGCTCGTCGGCGCGACGCTCGACCGCAACGGTCTGCGTCCGGGGCGCTGGACGGAGACCACCGACGGTCTCATCGTCATCGGCTCCGAGACCGGCGTCCTCACCTTCGAGCCGGAGCGCATCAAGCGCCGCGGTCGCCTGCGCCCGGGGAAGATGTTCCTCGTCGACACCGCGCAGCGCCGGATCGTCGAGGACGAGGAGATCAAGCGCGACCTCTCCACTCAGCAGCCGTGGCAGGAGTGGCTCGACGCGGGTTCCGTGCGTCTGGCCGAACTGCCCGAGCGCGAGCACATCGTGCACCCGCCGGCATCCATCACGCGCCGCCAGCGCACGTTCGGCTACACCGAGGAGGAGGTCCGCATCCTCCTGACCCCGATGGGCCAGAACGGCGCGGAGCCGCTCGGTGCCATGGGCTCCGACACGCCCATCGCCGTGCTCAGCAAGCGTCCTCGTCTGCTGTTCGACTACTTCACGCAGCAGTTCGCCCAGGTGACGAACCCGCCGCTGGACTCGATCCGTGAAGAGGTCGTCACGAGCCTCAAGCTCGGACTCGGCCCCGAGAGCAACCTGCTCTCGTGGGGCCCCGAGCACACCCGCACCGTGTCGCTCGACTTCCCGGTCATCGACAACGACGAGCTCGCCAAGATCCGTCACATCGACAAGGCGCTGCCCGACCGCTCGAGCGTCACCATCCGCGGTCTCTACCACTTCGACGCCGGACCCCAGACGCTCACCGATCGTCTCGATGAGATGTGCGCAGAGGTCGATGCGGCGATCGAGGCGGGCGCGGAGTTCATCATCCTGTCGGATCGCGACTCGAATAAGGATCTCGTGCCGATCCCGTCGCTGCTGATGGTCGCGGCGGTGCATCACCACCTCATCCGTCGCGAGAACCGCATGAAGGTCGGCCTGATCGTCGAGGCCGGAGACGTGCGCGAGGTCCATCACGTGGCCACGCTCATCGGGTACGGCGCGTCCGCCGTGAACCCCTACCTGGCGATGGAGACGGTCGAGCACCTCGTGCGCACCGGTTACATCACCGGCATCTCGCCGGAGAAGGCCGTCCGCAACCTGATCTACGCGCTCGGCAAGGGCGTGCTCAAGATCATGTCGAAGATGGGCATCTCCACGGTGTCGTCGTATGCCGGCGCGCAGGTGTTCGAGGCCGTCGGCCTCAGCCAGGAGTTCATCGACGCCTACTTCACCCGCACCGAGTCGAAGCTCGGCGGGATCGGCATCGACGAGGTCTTCGCCGAGAACCAGGCCCGTCACGACTACGCCTATCCTGAGGATGCCGCGGCCCGTGCGCACGAGCGCCTGTGGACCGGCGGCGAGTACCAGTGGCGTCGCGACGGCTCGCCCCACCTCTTCAGCCCGGAGACGGTGTTCAAGCTGCAGCACTCCACGCGCACCCGCCGCTACGACATCTTCCGCGAGTACACCAAGCTCGTCGACGACCAGGCGGCGGAGCTCAAGACCCTGCGCGGTCTGTTCACGTTGCGCGCCGGAACCCGCAAGCCGGTTCCGCTCGATGAGGTGGAACCCGTCTCCGCCATCGTCAAGCGCTTCTCGACCGGAGCGATGAGCTACGGCTCCATCTCCCAGGAGGCGCACGAGACGCTGGCGATCGCGATGAACCGCATCGGCGGCAAGTCGAACACCGGTGAGGGCGGTGAGGACTCCGAGCGTCTGCTCGACCCGGAGCGCCGCAGCGCGATCAAGCAAGTGGCCTCGGGTCGCTTCGGCGTGACGAGCCAGTACCTCACCGAGTCCGACGACATCCAGATCAAGCTCGCGCAGGGCGCCAAGCCCGGCGAGGGCGGTCAGCTGCCGCCGCAGAAGGTGTACCCCTGGGTGGCGCGCACACGCGGCGGCACCCCGGGTGTCGGCCTCATCTCGCCGCCACCGCACCACGACATCTACTCGATCGAGGACCTCAAGCAGCTCATCTTCGATCTGAAGAGGGCCAACCCCGAGGCGCGCATCCACACGAAGCTGGTCAGCCAGTCGGGCATCGGCGCGGTCTCGGCCGGCGTCGCGAAGGCGCTCAGCGACGTTATCCTCGTCTCCGGCCACGACGGGGGAACGGGTGCCAGCCCGCTGAACTCCCTCAAGCACGCCGGAACGCCGTGGGAGCTCGGTCTCGCCGAGACCCAGCAGACCCTCATGCTCAACGGCATGCGCGACCGCGTGGTCGTGCAGGTCGACGGGCAGCTGAAGACCGGTCGTGACGTCATCATCGGCGCGCTGCTCGGCGCCGAGGAGTTCGGTTTCGCGACCGCGCCCCTCGTCGTCAGCGGCTGCATCATGATGCGCGTCTGCCACCTCGACACCTGCCCCGTCGGCGTCGCCACGCAGAACCCGGCGCTGCGCGAGCGGTTCACCGGAAAGCCCGAGTTCGTCGTGAACTTCATGGAGTTCATCGCCGAAGAGGTGCGTGAGCTGCTCGCAGAGCTCGGATTCCGCTCGATCGACGAGATCGTGGGACGCGCCGAGCTGCTTGAGACGAACGCGGCCATCGAGCACTGGAAGACCGACGGCCTCGATCTGACCCCTGTGCTTGAAGGACCGGTCTTCCCGGCCGGCGAGCCGCGTCGCAGCGGACGGACGCAGGACCACGAGCTGGAGAAGCACTTCGACGTGCAGCTCATCGACATCGCGAAGAACGCCCTCCTCAACGGAGAGCCCGTCGTCGTGGAGCTGCCCATCGCCAACACCGAGCGTGCGGTCGGCACGATGCTGGGCCACCAGGTCACGGCGCGTCACGGCGCGGCCGGGCTGCCCCGCGGCACGATCGACGTCACTCTGCACGGCACCGCCGGGCAGTCGCTCGGCGCCTTCATGCCGCAGGGCATCGTGCTGCGGCTCGAGGGCGACGCGAACGACTACGTCGGCAAGGGCCTCTCCGGTGGCGACATCACGATCCGGCCGCCCCGCGGCTCGCAGATCGCGCCGCAGGAGAACGTGATCGCCGGCAACGTCATCGGCTACGGAGCGACCGCTGGCACGATGTTCATCTCGGGCGTCGTGGGCGAGCGCTTCCTCGTCCGGAACTCCGGTGCCACCGCCGTCGTCGAGGGCGTGGGCGACCACGCGCTCGAGTACATGACCGGTGGTCTGGCCGTCATCCTGGGCTCGACGGGCCGCAACTTCGGCGCCGGTATGTCCGGGGGAGTGGCGTACGTGCACGCGCTCGACACCGCCAAGATCAACGCGCAGTCCCTCGGCAGCGGCGAGCTGCTCCTCGAGCCGCTCGATCGCGCCGATCTCGAGGTGCTGCGCAGTCTCCTCGTCGAGCACGTCGAACGCACTGCGTCGCCGCTCGGCACCGAACTCCTCGACCGCTTCGCCGAGGTCTCGGCGGAGTTCGTCAAGGTCCTCCCGCGTGATTTCGCCGCCGTGCGCAGCATGCGCGAGGAGGCAGTGGCCGAGGGGATCGACCCCGACGGCGACATCGTCTGGAACCGCATCCTGGAGGTGACCGGTGGCTGA
- a CDS encoding glutamate synthase subunit beta, whose product MADPKGFLKVTERELPARRPVPVRIMDWKEVYEPGDKAVLRRQAGRCMDCGVPFCHSGCPLGNLIPEWNDLTWRGEGRAAIDRLHATNNFPEFTGRLCPAPCESSCVLGINQPAVTIKQIEVSIIDEAFSQGWVEAQPPERLTGKTVAVVGSGPAGLAAAQQLTRAGHTVAVFERDDRIGGLLRYGIPDFKMEKGQLESRLRQMQEEGTRFRAGVEIGKDISWADLRARYDAVVIATGSTVPRDLSIPGRDLDGVHFAMEYLVESNHAVAGDTVTDQISAEGKHVIVIGGGDTGADCIGTAHRQGALSVTNLAIGKQPGETRPDHQPWPMMPTVFEVSSAHEEGGERVFLASTVEFLSNEVGEVRALRVAETEYIDGRRVPKSGTEREIPADLVLIAMGFTGPETDGFTEDTRPQLTDRGAFRRDATYESTVPGVFVAGDAGRGQSLIVWAIAEGRAAAASVDLYLMGSTVLPSPVQPHDVAIGLQPA is encoded by the coding sequence GTGGCTGATCCCAAAGGCTTTCTGAAGGTAACCGAGCGCGAGCTCCCCGCTCGCCGTCCGGTTCCCGTCCGCATCATGGACTGGAAAGAGGTCTACGAGCCGGGCGACAAGGCGGTGCTCCGGCGCCAGGCAGGCCGATGCATGGACTGCGGCGTGCCGTTCTGCCATTCGGGTTGCCCGCTGGGCAACCTGATCCCGGAGTGGAACGACCTGACGTGGCGCGGAGAAGGTCGCGCGGCGATCGACCGCCTGCACGCGACGAACAACTTCCCGGAGTTCACGGGCCGTCTGTGCCCGGCGCCCTGCGAGAGCTCCTGCGTGCTGGGCATCAACCAGCCCGCCGTGACGATCAAGCAGATCGAGGTCTCGATCATCGACGAGGCCTTCTCCCAGGGATGGGTCGAGGCGCAGCCTCCGGAGCGCCTGACCGGCAAGACCGTCGCGGTCGTCGGTTCCGGCCCGGCCGGACTCGCCGCCGCGCAGCAGCTCACGCGCGCCGGGCACACCGTCGCCGTCTTCGAGCGCGACGATCGCATCGGCGGCCTGCTCCGCTACGGCATCCCGGATTTCAAGATGGAGAAGGGGCAGCTCGAGTCGCGCCTGCGCCAGATGCAGGAGGAGGGCACCCGCTTCCGTGCGGGCGTCGAGATCGGCAAGGACATCTCGTGGGCCGACCTGCGCGCCCGGTACGACGCGGTCGTCATCGCCACCGGTTCGACGGTTCCCCGCGACCTGTCGATCCCGGGCCGCGACCTCGACGGCGTGCACTTCGCCATGGAGTACCTCGTCGAGTCGAACCATGCCGTCGCCGGAGACACGGTCACCGACCAGATCTCGGCCGAGGGCAAGCACGTCATCGTCATCGGCGGTGGAGACACCGGAGCCGACTGCATCGGCACCGCGCACCGCCAGGGTGCGCTGAGCGTGACCAACCTCGCGATCGGCAAGCAGCCGGGCGAGACGCGCCCCGACCACCAGCCGTGGCCGATGATGCCGACCGTGTTCGAGGTCTCCTCCGCCCACGAGGAGGGCGGGGAGCGCGTGTTCCTCGCGTCGACCGTGGAGTTCCTCTCGAACGAGGTCGGAGAGGTGCGCGCGCTGCGCGTCGCCGAGACCGAGTACATCGACGGACGCCGCGTGCCCAAGAGCGGCACGGAGCGCGAGATCCCCGCGGACCTCGTGCTGATCGCCATGGGCTTCACCGGTCCCGAGACCGACGGCTTCACAGAGGACACCCGTCCGCAGCTCACCGATCGCGGTGCCTTCCGGCGCGACGCGACCTACGAGTCGACCGTCCCGGGCGTGTTCGTCGCGGGTGATGCCGGACGCGGACAGTCGCTCATCGTGTGGGCCATCGCCGAGGGCCGCGCCGCGGCCGCGAGCGTCGACCTGTACCTGATGGGCAGCACCGTTCTGCCGTCTCCCGTTCAGCCGCACGATGTCGCTATCGGCCTTCAGCCCGCGTAG
- the pyk gene encoding pyruvate kinase has translation MRRAKIVATLGPATSTYETVRELIDAGVDVARLNLSHGDYSVHENNYANVRRAAEDSGRAVAILVDLQGPKIRLGKFEGGPYELAQGDIFKITTEDIVGNKDISGTTFKGLPQDVKPGDYLLIDDGKVRVEVVETDGVTVTTKVVVAGAVSNNKGINLPGVAVNVPALSEKDEEDLRWGLRIGADLIALSFVRNAEDVTRVHEIMAEEGVRVPVIAKVEKPQAVDALEGIVDAFDAIMVARGDLGVELPLEAVPIVQKRAVELARRNAKPVIVATQMLESMINSPVPTRAETSDVANAVLDGADAVMLSGETSVGDYPVVTVETMARIVESTEEHGLERIAPLTTKPRTQGGAITLAALEVAEFVEAKFLCVFTQSGDSARRLSRLRSRIPMLAFTPEPDIRRRMALTWGIQSTLVEMVQHTDLMYLQVDDYLLSNGLAVEGDKVVVISGSPPGIAGSTNDIRVHKVGDAVNGAAPIYKEGV, from the coding sequence TTGAGACGCGCGAAAATCGTCGCCACCCTGGGCCCCGCAACTTCCACCTATGAGACCGTGCGTGAGCTGATCGACGCCGGTGTGGATGTCGCACGCCTGAACCTCAGCCACGGTGACTACTCCGTGCACGAGAACAACTACGCGAACGTGCGGCGCGCCGCAGAGGACTCGGGACGCGCGGTCGCGATCCTCGTCGACCTGCAGGGGCCGAAGATCCGTCTGGGCAAGTTCGAGGGCGGCCCCTACGAGCTCGCCCAGGGCGACATCTTCAAGATCACGACCGAAGACATCGTCGGCAATAAGGACATCTCCGGCACGACCTTCAAGGGCCTGCCCCAGGACGTCAAGCCGGGAGACTACCTCCTGATCGATGACGGCAAGGTGCGCGTCGAGGTCGTCGAGACCGACGGCGTGACGGTGACCACCAAGGTCGTCGTCGCCGGTGCCGTCTCGAACAACAAGGGCATCAACCTCCCCGGCGTCGCGGTCAACGTTCCGGCGCTGAGCGAGAAGGACGAAGAGGACCTCCGGTGGGGTCTGCGCATCGGCGCCGACCTGATCGCCCTCTCGTTCGTCCGCAACGCGGAGGACGTCACGCGCGTGCACGAGATCATGGCCGAGGAGGGCGTGCGCGTCCCCGTGATCGCCAAGGTCGAGAAGCCGCAGGCGGTCGACGCGCTCGAGGGCATCGTCGACGCGTTCGACGCCATCATGGTCGCCCGCGGCGACCTGGGTGTCGAGCTGCCGCTCGAAGCCGTGCCGATCGTGCAGAAGCGCGCCGTCGAGCTCGCTCGCCGCAACGCGAAGCCCGTCATCGTCGCGACGCAGATGCTCGAGTCGATGATCAACAGCCCGGTTCCGACGCGCGCCGAGACCTCGGACGTCGCCAACGCCGTGCTCGACGGTGCGGATGCCGTCATGCTCTCGGGCGAGACCAGCGTCGGCGACTATCCGGTCGTCACCGTCGAGACCATGGCCCGCATCGTCGAGTCCACCGAAGAGCACGGCCTGGAGCGCATCGCGCCCCTGACGACCAAGCCGCGCACGCAGGGCGGGGCGATCACGCTCGCCGCCCTCGAGGTCGCGGAGTTCGTCGAGGCGAAGTTCCTCTGCGTGTTCACGCAGTCCGGTGACAGCGCTCGTCGCCTGTCGCGCCTGCGTTCGCGCATCCCGATGCTCGCGTTCACGCCGGAGCCCGACATCCGTCGTCGTATGGCGCTGACCTGGGGCATCCAGTCGACGCTCGTCGAGATGGTGCAGCACACCGACCTCATGTACCTCCAGGTCGACGACTACCTGCTCTCCAACGGCCTCGCCGTCGAGGGCGACAAGGTCGTCGTCATCTCCGGGTCCCCTCCCGGAATTGCCGGTTCGACCAACGACATCCGCGTCCACAAGGTCGGAGACGCCGTCAACGGCGCCGCTCCGATCTATAAGGAAGGCGTCTGA